TACTTCCAGGAAGCGTCGGCCAAGGCCGACAAGTTCGTCCCCGAAGGCATCGAAGGCCGCGTGGCCTACAAGGGCTCGGTACTGGCGATCATCTTCCAGCTCGTGGGCGGCGTGCGCCAGTCGATGGGCTACTGCGGCTGCGCCACGATCGACGAACTGCGCGAGAAGGCGGAATTCGTCGAGATCACGTCGGCCGGCATGCGCGAATCGCATGTGCACGACGTGCAGATCACGAAGGAAGCGCCGAACTACCGTTCGGAATAAGCATTCCACGAACGCCGGCGAGTTTTGAACCGCCGGCGTTTCTCTTTATCGTCCCGGTTTTCCCAGTTCATCAAGCACATCAATGCACTCTAAAATCCTCATCATCGATTTCGGCTCCCAGGTAACCCAGCTGATCGCGCGCCGCGTGCGCGACGCCGGCGTGTTCTCGGAAGTCTACCCGTACGACGTTTCGGAAGAATTCGTCCGCAACTACGGCGCCTCCGGCGTGATCCTGTCCGGCAGCCACAACTCCACGCTGGAAGGCGATTCGCCGCGCGCGCCGCAGGCCGTGTTCGAACTGGGCGTGCCCGTGCTGGGTATCTGCTACGGCATGCAGACGATGGCCGCGCAGCTGGGCGGCAAGGTCGAAAACGGCCTGGTGCGCGAATTCGGCTACGCCGAAGTGCGCGCCCGCAACCACACGTCGCTGCTGAACGGCATCAACGACTTCGTCACGCACGAAGGCCACGGCATGCTGAAGGTGTGGATGAGCCACGGCGACAAGGTGCTGGAAATGCCGGAAGGCTTCAAGCTGATGGCGTCCACCGAGAGCTGCCCGATCGCCGGCATGGCCGACGAGGACCGCAAGTTCTACGCGGTGCAGTGGCACCCGGAAGTGACGCACACGGTGCAGGGCAAGGCCATGCTGGGCCGCTTCGTGCACGAGATCTGCGGCTGCAAGTCCGACTGGAACATGCCGGACTACATTTCCGAAGCCGTGGAAAAGATCCGCGAGCAGGTGGGCACCGATGAAGTGATCCTGGGCCTGTCCGGCGGCGTCGATTCTTCGGTGGCGGCCGCGCTGATCCACCGCGCGATCGGCGACCAGCTGACCTGCGTGTTCGTCGACCATGGCCTCTTGCGCCTGAACGAAGGCGAAATGGTGATGGACATGTTCGCCAAGAACCTGGGCGTGAAGGTGATCCGCGTGGATGCCACCGACCAGTTCATGGGCCACCTGGCCGGCGTGACGGACCCGGAACAGAAGCGCAAGATCATCGGCCGCGAATTCGTCGAGGTGTTCCAGGCCGAGTCGGCCAGGCTGCCGAGCGCGAAATGGCTGGCGCAGGGCACGATCTACCCGGACGTGATCGAATCGGCCGGCAAGGGTAAAAAGGGCCAGACGATCAAGAGCCACCACAACGTGGGCGGCCTGCCGGAAACGATGAAGCTGCAGCTGCTGGAGCCGCTGCGCGAACTGTTCAAGGACGAAGTGCGCAAGCTGGGCGTGGCGCTCGGCCTGCCGTACGAGATGGTATACCGTCACCCATTCCCGGGCCCGGGCCTGGGCGTGCGCATCCTCGGCGAAGTGAAGAAGGAATACGCCGACCTGCTGCGCCGCGCCGATGCCATCTTCATCGAGGAACTGCGCAACACGCCGTACGAGGCGGTCGTGGTGCCGGGCTTCGACCAGGATGGCGTGCCGCGCAACTGGTACGAAGCCACGTCGCAGGCATTCGCCGTGTTCCTGCCGGTGAAATCGGTGGGCGTGATGGGCGACGGCCGCACGTACGACTACGTGGTGGCGCTGCGCGCCGTGCAGACCCAGGACTTCATGACGGCGCACTGGGCGCACCTGCCGCACGCGTTGCTGGGGAAGGTGTCGAACCGGATCATCAACGAGGTGCGGGGGTTGAATCGCGTCGTGTACGACATTTCGGGGAAGCCTCCGGCGACCATTGAATGGGAATGATGAGCTAGCCTGGAGGCTCAGGCATTAGCACGCGGTAGAGTAATTCCAAGCCCCTGAATTCAGGGGCTTTTTTTATGCCCGTGCTCGGCAGATCAAGCAATTACCCGCAGCCCGGAGCAAGCACGATCATGCTGGTATCGGCTTTTTTAAACATTACCAGTGGGCACGCAGTGCCGTCGCTGAGTACTCAACTGAACAAGGGACAATGGTGCAGTTTACAAATGCGCTTGGAAGCCTTGGAATGTGGACGATTTTTCTGCCGCAACGGCTGTCGGCTCGGAGCGATTGTATAAGGTTGGCCAAACCCGGTATCCCATGCGTCGTCGAATCAAACCGGAAATCGCCGGCTCGGGACGCCCGACTCTGCTACGGCAAAGTCGAGGAAGTTTTATCGCCACTGTCCAGGCCAATGAGAACGATCAGCCGATGCGTCGAAGTCAATCGGGATGGATTAATCGAAGCTGGCGCTCCGCAGCGATTTTATTGGCCTGAACCGGCCCGACAAAGCAGTAACCGCGACCGATGATCGTCGCGATGTAATTCGACCCTTCCTCGAACTCGCCAAGCGTACGCCGTAATGCCGACACATGAACTTTCAGGTTGCCATCCTCGACAACCGTGGTGGGCCAGACCCGGTTGATCAGCTCGCGCTTGCTGACCGGCTCGCTCGGACGCTCGACCAGGACGGTCAGGATGTCGAAGGCACGGCTGCCGATACGCTGTGGCACGTCTCCACAATGTAATGTGCGGCGCGCGGGAATGAAGCGAAATGGTCCGAACAGATATTCCATCGTTTTCTTCATGTTATCGACCTCGGCATTCGCTTCGTATTCTCCGGCAGCCTCGGGCACCTTTGTCTTGGATGTTTCCATCGACTCACCTCCGGGATTGTTTGATAGCGCTACATCCATCACGTCATGCTGACCGATGAATCAGGCCGGGTGGCTTTATTTTCCGATCATTTCAGCGCCGTCGCATCCCTAGTTCTAGGTACTTTCGAGGTATTTTTTGCAATACCCCGGTTGACGCGTTAATGTTGTCCGATACAATCAAAACGCCCAAACTTCGCCATTAACCGTGAGCACTCAGCGTCTCTTTCGTTCCATACTGCTCATCTGCCTGTTCTTGAGCCACGCGACTGCCTGGCCCGCTCCACCGGCGCCTTTGCTCTCGGATTTCACGCATACGGCTTGGAAACGCCTGCAGCACGCACCGGTCGACGTGTTGAAGATCACCCAGACCACCGATGGCTGGATGTGGGTGGCCACGGCAACAGGCCTGTTTCGTTTCGACGGCATGCGTTTCGAGCGCGTCGACAGCGTGTATGGGGAACGCCTTGATTCCAGCAATGTGATCGGCCTGGTGGCCGATCCCCGCGAAGGCGTGTGGGTGGGTTATCGGCTCGGCGGGGTGACGCTGCTGCGCCCGGGAAGCAGCCGAAAATTCGGTGAGGCGGAGGGGCTTCCCGTCGGCGGCGTCATTCATATCGAGGCGGTTGCCGACGGCTCGGTATGGGTCGGTACGCGCGACGGTGTTGCATGGCTGGCGCCGGGTGCGAACCGCTTCAAGGTGTTGGGCAACGAAGTGGGCTTGCCGGAAAAGTTCGTCTACCAGATCCTGATCGCAAAAGATGGTACGCAATGGATCGGTTCCTTGCAGGGCCTGTTTTTCCGCAAGCCGGGCCAGCAGCGCTTTACGCAGGCATGGCCAAGAGTCCAGTTGCTGGCGATCGTCGAGGCACCCGACGGCACGATCTGGGCCAGGGATTCGAAGTACCGTTATTTCAAGGTGCAGACGACCGCTCCGGCCGGGGGCCGTATCCTCGCGCCGGACTTTCCCGGCATGGGCATGCGCTTCGGTACCGACGGGACGATGTGGGTCCTGCATCCGGATGGCGTGGAGCGGCGTTTCGGCAGCGCGGGTATCGGCTATCCGCATCAGCGGCTCACGCAAGCTGCGGGCATGAGCGGACCACAGGCGCAGAGCTTCTTCGAGGATCGCGAGGGAGACATCTGGATCGGCACGGCGACCGGGATCGATCGCCTGCGCCGCAACCGGCTCACCCCGGTCGTGTTCGACAAACCGCTGGAAGAGCCCGGGATCGCACTGGGACCGCGTGGCTCGGTCCTCATCGGTGATCGTGCCAACGGCGCCATCTACCGCCAGACCGATCGGCAGCGCGACAGGATCCGCGCGGAAGGCTCGATCACGGCGAGCTATCGCGCGCCGGACGATACCGCGTTCTTCGGAACCGATCACGGCATCTATGAGCTTGGCCGCGACGGCAGGTTATCGGTCACGCCGGCGCCCGAGGAGACACGGGGGTTCTATCCCCAGGCGATGATCCGTGATGGCAACGGCATTCTGTGGGTGTCGTATTCGAGCGGCCCGTTATACCGCCTGGCCGGCGCGCCCTGGACACGCGCCGACGAGGTGGCGAACCATGCGCGTGCGCTGACGCTGGCGATCGCCAGCGATAACAAGGGCGCGCTCTGGTTTGCGCATCCCAACAATGCGGTAACCATTACCGACAGCCGGGGGCGGCCCATGCGCCGGCTCGATACGGCGGCGGGACTGGACCTCGGCCCCGTATTGCAGATCGTGCCGGACCAGGATGTGATGTGGCTAAGCGGTGAGCGGGGCGTGATGCTGCATCGCGAAGGGCGAATTGTCGCGTTGCGCGGACGTGGCAAGGAAAGCTTCAGGGGCGTGTCCGGCCTGGTGCGGACACCGGAGGGCGACCTGTGGATGCATGGCGCCGACGGGGTCTTTCACATCGTCGCGGCGGAGCTGACGGAGTGGCTGCGCAGACCCGATTACCTGCCATCGTTCGAACGGTTCGATGCGCAGGACGGCCTGGTGGGACATGCGATGCAGATGCGCCCCATTCCATCGCTTGTCCGCGCCGATGACGGCACGCTCTGGTTCATCACCAGCAGCGCCGCGTTCACGCTCGACCCCGGGAACATTCCACGCAACCGCATCGCGCCGCCGGTGCTGATACGCAGCGTCTCCAGCGCCGGAAGCAAGGTGCCCGTGAACGCCGGCGTCGCTCGCCTGCAAGAAGGTGCCACCGACCTGCACATCGAATTCACCGCCCTGAGTCTGAAGATGCCGGAACGGACGCGGTTTCGCTACCGGTTGACGGGAGTCGATCCCGACTGGCAGGAACCCAATGAGCGACGGGAAGCGTTCTACACCAACGTCAAGCCCGGGACCTACCGTTTCGAGGTCGGCGCGGCCAATGAGGATAATGTCTGGCATCCCGATCTCGCGGCCGTGGAAATCCGGTTGCCGCCGACGTTCGTGCAAACCGTCTGGTTCAAGCTGCTGCTCGCGACCTTTGCCGTGCTGTTGTTGTATGGAGGGCACGTGCCGCGCCTGCGTGTCGTGACGCAGCAGATTCAGGGGCGTTTGGCCGAGCGATCGAGGATCGCCCGCTCGCTTCACGACACCTTGCTGCAGAGCGTGCAGGGCCTCATTCTGGCGTTCGGGTCGCATTACCATACAATGCCCAGGGAGGCTGCCGGCCGCGAGCGCCTGCAGAATGCCTTGAAGCTGGCCGAGCAGTTGCTGGTCGAGGGGCGCAACGAGATCATGGATCTGCGCGTCCCGGCGACCAGCAGCACGCTCTTCGACGTCCTGTCCGAATTCGGCCACACCTTGACTGCGATGGGTTCGCACACGTTCAAGCCGCGCCTGACCGGCACGCCACGCCCTTTGAAAGCGGGCATCTATGAGGACATCTACGCGATCGGCAGGGAGGCCCTGTTCAATGCCGCCCGTTACGCCGAGGCGGACCTGATCACGCTGCAGGTCGACTATACCCGCCAGGAGTTCCATCTGACGGTGAGGGACAATGGGCGTGGATTTTCCAGGAACAGGACGGCAGACGATCGGGAAGAAGGGCACTGGGGCATACAAGGTATCCTGGAACGTGCAAAGCTCATCGGCGCGGACCTTCATGTCACCAGCGAGACGGATCGTGGAACGACGATATCCCTGCGTATCAATAAAGTGCTCGCTTACGAGACCCGCGCAACGGTTCGCCAGGGCAGGCACGAGCATGCCTGATTGCCCTGGCGCCTGGTCGCCGCCTCCGGTGCAATGAACGGTAACCCTGCTTCGAACGCTGACGAAACAACTGATGGACGGTCCGCCATGAACGAAAAAACTTCACATCGAATACGCGTTCTCCTTGCGGACGACCATCACCTCATGCGGGAAGGGGTCCGCTACATGCTGGACAGCGCACCGGACATACAGCTGGTCGCCAGCGTGGGCGACGGTGCCTCGGCTGTCGAAGCGTTCAAGCAGACGATCCCGGACGTGACCCTGATGGACTTGCGCATGCCCGGCGGCGACGGCTTCTCGGCAATTGCGAGCATTCGACGCCACTCGCCATCGGCAAGGATCGTTGTACTCAGCACCTATGACGGCGACGCGCTGATGAAGCAGGCACGCAAGGCAGGTGCATCGGCCTATCTGCTCAAGAGCATGCTGCTGGAAAACATGCTTGGCGTGATTCGCTCGGTGCATGCGGGTCTTCAGTTCTGGCCACCGGAACTCGGAACGCACAACGGCACTTTCAAGGCAGATCTGACGCCGCGGGAATGCGACATCATTCGCCTGGTCGCCTGCGGCAGCTCGAACCGGGAAATCGCCCAGGAGCTGCGGATCGGGGAAGAAACGGTGAAAACGTACATGCGCAACATTTTGCCGAAACTGGGTGCCAACGATCGGGCGCATGCGGTAGCGATCTGCATGCGTCGCGGTTATCTCGATCTTCTGGATTTGCCTTGACGCGACGCCGGGTTTCCGTGGCTCGCAGCGGGCGCCGAAACGCGGTTGTGCATGCTGCTGCCTCGGACCACTGCGTTCACACCTTGCGCAGGAACGTCATCAGGTAGGAAAAATAGTCGGCCTGTGCGTCCCACATCGACAGGTGACTTCCGGTTGCGCAGATTTCCGCCTGGCCTTGGGGCAGCAGCGACGCCATCTTGCGGATATCGGCGGGGTCCATTTCGTCGTGGACCGCGCCAAGCGCCAACGTGGGAACCTTGATCTCCGGCAGGCGGTCCCATCGCTCCCAGTCCTTCAGGTTGCCGTTGATTACGAATTCGCTCGCTCCCTGCATCTGGTTGTAGATTTTCTTGTTGACCCTGCCGAATGCGCGCATCACCGCCTCCGGCCACGGCTGAATCCGGCAGATCGCCTGCGGATACAAATAGGTCATCATGATTTCCTCGTAGGCCGGCGTGTCGTACGCGCCGCGCGTCTCCAGTTCTTCGAGCTGCGCGAGCACGTTGGCGGGCAACTGTCTCTTGATCGTTTCGAGGCGGCGAAGCACTGACTGGATGCCAGCCGTCATGTTCGAGATCACGAGGCCCCGCAGGTGCTGCTGATGCCGCAGCGCATATTCGATGGCGAGCAGCCCGCCCCAGGAGTGGCCATACAATACGAACCTGTCCAGGCCCAGGCCCTTGCGGACTTCCTCCAGCTCCGTCATGTACCGGGGCAGCGTCCACAGTGAGGAATCCTCCGGGCGGTCGGAATTGCCGCAACCCAGCTGGTCGTAGTGGTACATTTCGATGCCTGCCTGCGGCAGGAACGATTCCATCGCCTCCAGGTAGTCGTGCGAGAACCCAGGGCCGCCATGTAGCAGCAGGACCTTGACGGCGCCGTTGCCGATCTTCTTGGTCCATACCTTGTACTTGCCCCCAACGACCGGCACCAGCTTTACGCCGCCGGTGCGGATTCCGGGCGGATTGAGTCCGTCGGGCACCGGGGCCGTGATGACGGAGGCATCGGGCCTGCCACGGGTAGCGGCTTGCGCGGGCATCGCGGCTGCAGCGGTTGCTACGCTGGAAGCAAGAAAATTTCTACGGTTCATACGTCACATCTCTGGTTGAACAAGTGGGAAACACTGCGCATGTGCGGCACGGCGGCCGCAAAATCTCCGGTTGCATCCCGCACGCGAAGGAAGCGGGGAAGGCCGTCAGAGGTCTCGAAACAGCAATGGATCGGCCCTTGCATGCTCAATTGCGCTAACGCGTTTCGCGCACTGCCTGCTGGGCCCGGAAATAACTTTCCGCTACGGCCGCATAGTTGGGGGCGACCAATCCATACAGCTTGTCCAGCTCGGCCGCTTCCGGACGCGCCCATGTCCGGTGCAGTTCGGACAGCAGCGCATTCGTCGTCGTGGGGCGCACGCCGCCCTGGACGAATCGCGCCAGCGAAACGCGGGAGGCCATCTCGCTTGGGTCGCCGGACGCGTCGATCACGGCATAAACCTCATGGCCAGCCGCGCGCGCATTGAGCGCCGGGAACATCACGCACACGCTCGTCCACACGCCAGCCATCACCAGCGTGTTGCGGCCGGTGGCGCGGACCTGGGCAACGAAATCGTCGTTGTCCCAGGCGTTGACTTCGCCCTTGCGCGGCACATAGACGGCATGAGGCGCAAGCTCGTGGATTTCCGGCATGAGTGGACCATTGGTGCCGGCCGGTTCCGATGCCGTGGTAATCACGGGAATCCCGAGCAGCGTGCACAGTCTGGCGATCGTCTCGACATTGCGTCGCAGGTCGGCCACCGGGATATCCTTGACGGTCTGGAACAGGCCCGACTGATGATCGAGCAGCAGCACGAGCGTGTCGGCGGGGTCAAGCAGCATTGCGCCTCCGCCGGAGGCCAGTATGCTGGTTTTAGGCTGCATGGTGGTTTGCATTGTCGTTCTCCTTGGCGTCCAGCGTCCGTATGACGTGCCGGCCGGGTAAATGTCGTCCTAAGAATTGGCGCATCAACGGCGCTACGGGTCGAAGCCAGGCAGGTCTGGTGCGATGACCCGGTAGCGGTCGGCAAGCGCTTTCCTGTTTCGCTCTACAGCGTACGGTCGAGGAAATCCCGGATCAGCGGTGCCATCACGTCGAGCTTGTCTTCGAGCGCGAAGTGCCCGGAATCGAGGATATGCAGTTCCGCCGCCGGAAGGTCGCGCAGGTATGGGTGCGCGCCCGGCTCCGGGAATATCACGTCGTTCTTGCCCCACACGATCAAGGTCGGCGGCTGATACTGGCGGAAAAACGCTTGAAAGTCAGGATAGAGAGGGACGTTCGACCCATAGTCACCGAACAGGTCGAGCTGGATCTCGCGATTGCCGGGCCGGTCGAGCAATGCCTGGTCGACCACCCAATTGTCGGGACTGATCCGGCTGATATCGCCAACACCGTCCGTGTACTGGAACTTCGTCAGATCGAGCGTAACGAGATGCGCAAGCGCCTCGCGCTTGGCCAGGGACTTGTCGGCCCAGTAAGCCTTGATCGGATCCCAGAATGCGGCGAGTCCTTCCGTATAGGCATTACCGTTCTGGACAATTAGTGCCTGTACCCGCTCGGGGTGTTTCAGCGCCAGCCGATAACCGATCGGCGCGCCGTAGTCCATCACATACATGCTGTATCTCGTCACTTCCAGAACAACCGTAAGCTTCTCGATCAGGGTCGCCAGGTTGGCGAACGTATACTCGAACCCGGACCGGTCGGGTGCATCGCTCTGGCCATAACCGGGATAATCCGGCGCGATCACATGGTATCGGTCGGCCAGCAGGGGGATGAGATTGCGGAACATGTGGGATGACGTGGGGAAGCCGTGCAACAACAGCAGCACCGGAGCGTCGGCAGGGCCTGCTTCGCGGTAGAACACGTTAACGCCGTCGATGTTCACCTTTTTGTAGTGGATAACGGGTACTACGAGGGCGTGCCGCTCGGATGGGCGTTGGCGTTCAATCTGGTCAATCGAATCGGGTCGGTTCACGGTTTTCTCCAACAGGTCAGGGATTATCAGGGCACACCGAAACGGCGTCTGACTGGTACTGTATCCCCCGGAACAAGCATTGCCTCGTTAATCGAGGTTAATAGGGGTTAAGCAGAAAACGTCGGTTCCGTGACAGGAGAATCCACGACCCGACCGCGTATCAGAAGGCACTCCTGATGACCCCGCCATCCACGCGCAACGCTGCCCCCGTGGTCGCGGCCGACAGCGGGCTCGCCACATAAGTCACGAGCGAAGCGACCTCCTGCGGCGTTCCAAAGCGCTTGATGAGCGATGTCGGCCGCACGCTCTCGAAGAACTCCGCTTCGATCTGCTCGAAACTCTTGTCGTTCGCGCGGGCCATGTCCTGTACGAAGGTGCTGACGCCACGCGATTTCGTCGGGCCGGGCAGCACGCTGTTGACCGTGATACCGGTGCCCGCGACCGCTTCCGCCAGCCGGCGCGAGACCGCAAGCTGCGCGGTCTTGCTCATGCCGTAGTGGATCATCTCGGTCGGTATCTGCACCGCGCTTTCGCTGGAGATGAAAACGATCCGCCCCCAGTTCGCCCGCTTCATCCCCGGGAGTACCAGGCGCGCCAGCCGCACGCCGCTGAGCACGTTGACGTCGAAAAAGCGCTGCCAATCCTCGTCCGGAATGTCTTCGAAGGCCTTCGGCTCGAAGATGCCCAGGTTGTTGACGAGAATGTCGATGCCGGGATGACGTTGCACCACGCTCATGGCGGCTTCGGGCTGGCTCAGGTCCGCGGCATGGCCGAAGACCGTACCGTTCGTCTCTGCCCGAATGCGATCGACGGCATCGTCGACGCCCGATCGCGTCCTGCCGCTGACGATGACGCTGGCGCCTTCCCGGGCCAGCGTTGCCGCGATCGCGTAGCCGATGCCAGCGGTACTGCCGCTGACCAGTGCCAGTTTCCCGCCAAGCTGCAAGTCCATATGACTCTCCTTCGATGCGCGCAGCTGTCGTTGCGCAGTGCATGGGTGGCCGGGATCGATGGAAGATCGTATCCGGTCGTCGAACACACAGGATAAGCAGCCGTTGTCGACCACTGAATACACTATCGGGTAACAAATTTCTATACAATCGCCGGTAGATTTATTGCCGAATTGATAAATACAGGGATGGGGGAACGCTCGTGCTCGGCTATTGCCGCGCAGGCCTGGCCTGCTGGCTTGTTCTGCTCTGTGTCGCGCTGCCCCGGGGTTGCCTGGCGCTGGACGCTTTCACACCGGTCATCGACCTGCATCACACCAGCTGGAGCACGCGCGACGGTGCGCCCGAGTCGATCATTTCGATCA
Above is a window of Pseudoduganella dura DNA encoding:
- a CDS encoding response regulator transcription factor; its protein translation is MNEKTSHRIRVLLADDHHLMREGVRYMLDSAPDIQLVASVGDGASAVEAFKQTIPDVTLMDLRMPGGDGFSAIASIRRHSPSARIVVLSTYDGDALMKQARKAGASAYLLKSMLLENMLGVIRSVHAGLQFWPPELGTHNGTFKADLTPRECDIIRLVACGSSNREIAQELRIGEETVKTYMRNILPKLGANDRAHAVAICMRRGYLDLLDLP
- a CDS encoding proline iminopeptidase-family hydrolase — translated: MPAQAATRGRPDASVITAPVPDGLNPPGIRTGGVKLVPVVGGKYKVWTKKIGNGAVKVLLLHGGPGFSHDYLEAMESFLPQAGIEMYHYDQLGCGNSDRPEDSSLWTLPRYMTELEEVRKGLGLDRFVLYGHSWGGLLAIEYALRHQQHLRGLVISNMTAGIQSVLRRLETIKRQLPANVLAQLEELETRGAYDTPAYEEIMMTYLYPQAICRIQPWPEAVMRAFGRVNKKIYNQMQGASEFVINGNLKDWERWDRLPEIKVPTLALGAVHDEMDPADIRKMASLLPQGQAEICATGSHLSMWDAQADYFSYLMTFLRKV
- a CDS encoding SDR family NAD(P)-dependent oxidoreductase, encoding MDLQLGGKLALVSGSTAGIGYAIAATLAREGASVIVSGRTRSGVDDAVDRIRAETNGTVFGHAADLSQPEAAMSVVQRHPGIDILVNNLGIFEPKAFEDIPDEDWQRFFDVNVLSGVRLARLVLPGMKRANWGRIVFISSESAVQIPTEMIHYGMSKTAQLAVSRRLAEAVAGTGITVNSVLPGPTKSRGVSTFVQDMARANDKSFEQIEAEFFESVRPTSLIKRFGTPQEVASLVTYVASPLSAATTGAALRVDGGVIRSAF
- a CDS encoding alpha/beta fold hydrolase, whose amino-acid sequence is MHYKKVNIDGVNVFYREAGPADAPVLLLLHGFPTSSHMFRNLIPLLADRYHVIAPDYPGYGQSDAPDRSGFEYTFANLATLIEKLTVVLEVTRYSMYVMDYGAPIGYRLALKHPERVQALIVQNGNAYTEGLAAFWDPIKAYWADKSLAKREALAHLVTLDLTKFQYTDGVGDISRISPDNWVVDQALLDRPGNREIQLDLFGDYGSNVPLYPDFQAFFRQYQPPTLIVWGKNDVIFPEPGAHPYLRDLPAAELHILDSGHFALEDKLDVMAPLIRDFLDRTL
- a CDS encoding sensor histidine kinase, producing MLKITQTTDGWMWVATATGLFRFDGMRFERVDSVYGERLDSSNVIGLVADPREGVWVGYRLGGVTLLRPGSSRKFGEAEGLPVGGVIHIEAVADGSVWVGTRDGVAWLAPGANRFKVLGNEVGLPEKFVYQILIAKDGTQWIGSLQGLFFRKPGQQRFTQAWPRVQLLAIVEAPDGTIWARDSKYRYFKVQTTAPAGGRILAPDFPGMGMRFGTDGTMWVLHPDGVERRFGSAGIGYPHQRLTQAAGMSGPQAQSFFEDREGDIWIGTATGIDRLRRNRLTPVVFDKPLEEPGIALGPRGSVLIGDRANGAIYRQTDRQRDRIRAEGSITASYRAPDDTAFFGTDHGIYELGRDGRLSVTPAPEETRGFYPQAMIRDGNGILWVSYSSGPLYRLAGAPWTRADEVANHARALTLAIASDNKGALWFAHPNNAVTITDSRGRPMRRLDTAAGLDLGPVLQIVPDQDVMWLSGERGVMLHREGRIVALRGRGKESFRGVSGLVRTPEGDLWMHGADGVFHIVAAELTEWLRRPDYLPSFERFDAQDGLVGHAMQMRPIPSLVRADDGTLWFITSSAAFTLDPGNIPRNRIAPPVLIRSVSSAGSKVPVNAGVARLQEGATDLHIEFTALSLKMPERTRFRYRLTGVDPDWQEPNERREAFYTNVKPGTYRFEVGAANEDNVWHPDLAAVEIRLPPTFVQTVWFKLLLATFAVLLLYGGHVPRLRVVTQQIQGRLAERSRIARSLHDTLLQSVQGLILAFGSHYHTMPREAAGRERLQNALKLAEQLLVEGRNEIMDLRVPATSSTLFDVLSEFGHTLTAMGSHTFKPRLTGTPRPLKAGIYEDIYAIGREALFNAARYAEADLITLQVDYTRQEFHLTVRDNGRGFSRNRTADDREEGHWGIQGILERAKLIGADLHVTSETDRGTTISLRINKVLAYETRATVRQGRHEHA
- a CDS encoding winged helix-turn-helix domain-containing protein, producing METSKTKVPEAAGEYEANAEVDNMKKTMEYLFGPFRFIPARRTLHCGDVPQRIGSRAFDILTVLVERPSEPVSKRELINRVWPTTVVEDGNLKVHVSALRRTLGEFEEGSNYIATIIGRGYCFVGPVQANKIAAERQLRLIHPD
- the guaA gene encoding glutamine-hydrolyzing GMP synthase, with amino-acid sequence MHSKILIIDFGSQVTQLIARRVRDAGVFSEVYPYDVSEEFVRNYGASGVILSGSHNSTLEGDSPRAPQAVFELGVPVLGICYGMQTMAAQLGGKVENGLVREFGYAEVRARNHTSLLNGINDFVTHEGHGMLKVWMSHGDKVLEMPEGFKLMASTESCPIAGMADEDRKFYAVQWHPEVTHTVQGKAMLGRFVHEICGCKSDWNMPDYISEAVEKIREQVGTDEVILGLSGGVDSSVAAALIHRAIGDQLTCVFVDHGLLRLNEGEMVMDMFAKNLGVKVIRVDATDQFMGHLAGVTDPEQKRKIIGREFVEVFQAESARLPSAKWLAQGTIYPDVIESAGKGKKGQTIKSHHNVGGLPETMKLQLLEPLRELFKDEVRKLGVALGLPYEMVYRHPFPGPGLGVRILGEVKKEYADLLRRADAIFIEELRNTPYEAVVVPGFDQDGVPRNWYEATSQAFAVFLPVKSVGVMGDGRTYDYVVALRAVQTQDFMTAHWAHLPHALLGKVSNRIINEVRGLNRVVYDISGKPPATIEWE
- a CDS encoding isochorismatase family protein, translating into MLLDPADTLVLLLDHQSGLFQTVKDIPVADLRRNVETIARLCTLLGIPVITTASEPAGTNGPLMPEIHELAPHAVYVPRKGEVNAWDNDDFVAQVRATGRNTLVMAGVWTSVCVMFPALNARAAGHEVYAVIDASGDPSEMASRVSLARFVQGGVRPTTTNALLSELHRTWARPEAAELDKLYGLVAPNYAAVAESYFRAQQAVRETR